In Luteolibacter sp. Y139, a genomic segment contains:
- a CDS encoding transcriptional regulator: MIDFSKLDKTIHEKGRLGIMTLLASRVEPWPFQDLKGELDMSDGNLITHLRTLEQAGYISGEKLTGDGRPQTLYVLTKPGRKAFEDYLAILEQILNLGK, from the coding sequence ATGATCGACTTTTCCAAACTCGACAAAACCATTCACGAGAAGGGGCGGCTCGGTATCATGACGCTGCTCGCTTCCCGGGTCGAGCCGTGGCCGTTTCAGGACCTGAAGGGCGAGTTGGACATGAGCGACGGGAACCTGATCACCCACCTGCGCACGCTGGAGCAGGCGGGCTACATTTCCGGCGAGAAGCTCACGGGTGATGGCCGGCCGCAGACGTTGTATGTGCTGACGAAGCCGGGGCGGAAGGCCTTCGAGGACTACCTAGCCATTCTCGAACAAATCCTCAACCTCGGGAAATGA
- the kbl gene encoding glycine C-acetyltransferase, giving the protein MFSDALASHLRTTLSEIEAAGLYKRERLIDSTQNSTVRLKDGREVINMCANNYLGLADHPEVVAAAKASLDRWGFGMASVRFICGTQTLHKQLEETISRFLGTEDTILYPSCFDANGGLFEVLLTEEDAVISDSLNHASIIDGVRLCKAKRFRYANNDMADLEAQLQAADAAGARFKLITTDGVFSMDGIICNLAAVHALAEKYNALVHFDDCHATGFLGARGRGTHEHCGLFGKIDVTTGTLGKALGGASGGYTSGKKEIIDLLRQRSRPYLFSNTIAPPIVAASIKVFEMLEASTELADRVKSNTDYFRNAMATTGFTIAGKDHPISPVMLGDAALSQKFADKLLEKGVYAIGFFYPVVAQGKARIRTQISAAHTKEQLDKGIAAFVATGKELGVIS; this is encoded by the coding sequence ATGTTCTCCGACGCGCTCGCCAGCCACCTCCGCACGACGCTTTCCGAAATCGAAGCCGCCGGCCTCTACAAGCGCGAGCGCCTCATCGACTCGACCCAGAACTCCACCGTCCGCCTCAAGGACGGCCGCGAGGTCATCAACATGTGCGCCAACAACTACCTCGGCCTCGCCGATCACCCCGAGGTCGTCGCCGCCGCCAAGGCCTCCCTCGACCGCTGGGGCTTCGGCATGGCCAGCGTCCGCTTCATCTGCGGCACCCAGACCCTCCACAAGCAGCTCGAGGAAACCATCAGCCGCTTCCTCGGCACCGAGGATACCATTCTCTACCCCAGCTGTTTCGACGCGAATGGCGGCCTCTTCGAAGTCCTCCTCACCGAGGAAGACGCTGTCATTTCCGACTCCCTCAATCACGCCTCCATCATCGACGGCGTCCGCCTCTGCAAGGCCAAGCGCTTCCGCTACGCCAACAACGACATGGCCGACCTCGAAGCCCAGCTCCAGGCCGCCGATGCCGCCGGCGCACGCTTCAAGCTGATCACCACCGATGGCGTCTTCTCCATGGACGGTATCATCTGCAATCTCGCCGCCGTCCACGCCCTCGCCGAGAAATACAACGCCCTCGTCCACTTCGACGACTGCCACGCCACCGGCTTCCTCGGCGCACGCGGCCGCGGCACCCACGAGCACTGCGGCCTCTTCGGCAAGATCGACGTCACCACCGGCACCCTCGGCAAGGCCCTCGGCGGCGCATCCGGCGGCTACACCTCTGGCAAGAAGGAGATCATCGACCTCCTCCGCCAGCGCTCCCGCCCCTACCTCTTCTCGAACACCATCGCCCCGCCCATCGTCGCAGCATCGATCAAGGTCTTCGAAATGCTCGAAGCCTCCACCGAACTCGCCGACCGCGTGAAGTCGAACACTGACTACTTCCGCAACGCCATGGCCACCACCGGCTTCACCATCGCCGGCAAGGACCACCCGATCTCTCCCGTCATGCTCGGCGATGCCGCCCTCTCCCAGAAGTTCGCCGACAAGTTGTTAGAGAAAGGCGTCTACGCCATCGGCTTCTTCTACCCCGTCGTCGCCCAGGGCAAAGCCCGCATCCGCACCCAGATCAGCGCCGCCCATACGAAGGAGCAGCTCGACAAGGGCATCGCAGCCTTCGTCGCCACCGGTAAGGAGCTGGGAGTAATTTCGTGA
- a CDS encoding response regulator transcription factor, translated as MKRILVIEDQAPMRRNIALMLEMEGYEVFTAENGRVGVETARQKRPDLVICDVMMPEMDGHGVVQTLRGEDATATLPFIFLTARSDKTDIRIGMNFGADDYLVKPVVREDLLAAVEARLARAEAIEARVQAAAAANGGGFNPDYSSHEPLTGMGLTNREAEVLLWVAQGKSNGDVAGILGMSEKTVKQHMGNIFEKLGVENRNAAAMQAVEVLGRPRV; from the coding sequence GATGCGGCGGAATATCGCCCTGATGCTGGAAATGGAGGGCTACGAGGTATTCACGGCGGAGAATGGCCGGGTGGGCGTGGAGACCGCGCGGCAGAAGCGTCCGGACCTGGTGATCTGTGATGTGATGATGCCGGAAATGGATGGTCACGGGGTGGTGCAGACGCTGCGTGGGGAGGATGCGACGGCGACGCTGCCGTTCATTTTCCTGACCGCCCGCAGCGACAAGACCGACATCCGGATCGGCATGAATTTCGGGGCGGATGATTACCTCGTGAAGCCGGTGGTGCGGGAGGATCTGCTGGCTGCGGTGGAAGCGCGGCTTGCGCGGGCAGAGGCGATCGAGGCAAGGGTCCAGGCCGCCGCGGCGGCGAATGGTGGGGGATTCAATCCCGACTACTCCAGTCACGAGCCACTGACTGGGATGGGCCTGACCAACCGCGAGGCGGAGGTGCTGCTGTGGGTGGCGCAGGGGAAGAGCAATGGCGACGTGGCCGGCATCCTCGGGATGAGCGAGAAGACGGTGAAGCAGCACATGGGGAACATCTTTGAGAAGCTTGGCGTGGAGAACCGGAATGCGGCGGCGATGCAGGCGGTGGAGGTGTTAGGGAGGCCGAGGGTTTGA
- a CDS encoding DUF4328 domain-containing protein, producing MDPEEKELNPYAAPAAIEAPAAEATPDVASQYRLYRDNRTLAAWLVGLLVLGALVNLARGGLHLAYTLTAFAADQKRVKMIEGIMNGLGFVMFACMIVFGIWIVRSAKNAWLFAEVARFRKRVDFQVQQTYLQDTPGWAVGWYFIPIANLWKPFVAMRDIVRASTMREGLPSFLLPTWWTLWILCNLADNSPQILNNPSFEWSATFLAAASAGVPGVQIALHLIAIVLVRAVTALQTDTAAAMAAATPADPLPSRPRRARLPRQE from the coding sequence ATGGATCCCGAGGAGAAAGAGCTCAATCCCTACGCCGCTCCAGCCGCTATCGAAGCTCCGGCAGCTGAGGCCACTCCGGACGTCGCCAGCCAATACCGTCTCTATCGCGACAATCGCACGCTCGCCGCTTGGCTTGTGGGCCTGCTGGTCTTAGGCGCCCTCGTCAATCTCGCGCGAGGCGGGCTCCACCTCGCCTACACCCTCACCGCCTTCGCCGCAGATCAGAAGCGGGTGAAGATGATCGAGGGCATCATGAACGGCCTCGGCTTTGTCATGTTCGCCTGCATGATCGTTTTCGGCATATGGATCGTCCGCTCGGCGAAAAACGCGTGGCTCTTCGCCGAAGTCGCCCGCTTCCGTAAGCGGGTCGATTTCCAAGTGCAGCAGACTTACTTGCAGGACACCCCAGGCTGGGCCGTGGGCTGGTACTTCATTCCCATCGCCAACCTGTGGAAGCCCTTCGTGGCGATGCGCGACATCGTTCGCGCGTCCACGATGCGCGAAGGCCTGCCAAGTTTCCTACTGCCTACCTGGTGGACCTTGTGGATCCTCTGCAATTTGGCCGACAACTCGCCGCAGATCCTCAACAACCCCAGTTTCGAGTGGAGCGCCACCTTCCTCGCGGCGGCATCGGCAGGTGTGCCTGGAGTCCAAATCGCGCTACACCTCATCGCGATTGTGCTGGTCCGCGCGGTCACCGCCCTGCAGACCGACACCGCCGCGGCCATGGCGGCAGCCACGCCCGCGGACCCGCTACCGTCACGCCCCCGCCGCGCGCGGCTTCCCCGCCAAGAATAG
- a CDS encoding DUF4328 domain-containing protein encodes MPTDPENNPYLPPASDPTAPEAPANTTGGEPDSRIKDPRSWGWAAITFIWIFCLTLTLQWFTPPHPVWEAIVTLAIGISVTASVISYLGWLHLIITNAKTIHPGSKISHGWAIGSYFIPLVNWIFPPMIMKEIADATFRQRTPRALVYIVVVWWGSFVVSGLLRKFMPPSPLYTATIWIPGICVAWLIIRISLRQLDWRNEGLPVPLQPMVMPGSGPRPVAATRIPGPVNRPAPAENLPVIPDSETE; translated from the coding sequence ATGCCCACCGACCCTGAGAACAATCCCTATCTGCCGCCGGCATCCGATCCCACCGCGCCGGAAGCTCCGGCCAACACCACCGGGGGAGAGCCCGACTCGCGCATCAAGGACCCGCGCAGCTGGGGCTGGGCCGCGATTACCTTCATCTGGATCTTCTGCCTGACCTTGACCCTGCAATGGTTCACTCCCCCGCACCCCGTGTGGGAGGCGATCGTGACGCTTGCGATCGGTATCAGCGTCACCGCGTCGGTCATCAGCTACCTCGGCTGGCTCCACCTCATCATCACCAATGCGAAGACCATCCATCCGGGCTCGAAGATCTCGCACGGCTGGGCCATCGGCAGCTACTTCATCCCCTTGGTGAACTGGATCTTTCCGCCAATGATCATGAAGGAAATCGCCGACGCGACCTTCCGGCAGCGCACGCCCCGCGCCCTCGTCTACATCGTGGTCGTCTGGTGGGGTTCCTTCGTCGTCTCGGGTCTCCTTCGGAAATTCATGCCTCCTTCCCCTCTCTATACGGCCACCATCTGGATCCCCGGCATCTGCGTGGCCTGGCTGATCATTCGCATCAGTCTCAGGCAATTGGATTGGCGTAACGAAGGACTGCCCGTCCCCCTCCAACCCATGGTGATGCCGGGCAGCGGCCCGCGACCGGTCGCCGCCACACGCATCCCGGGCCCCGTCAATCGCCCCGCTCCCGCGGAAAACCTCCCCGTGATTCCGGATTCGGAAACCGAATAG
- a CDS encoding TlpA family protein disulfide reductase, with protein sequence MKAIPALVALIALALPGFAADKKDKSAASVPDASVSKVQWTEVVNGAPFDKEGLAGKVVVVEEWGVHCGPCIASLPEMAKLAKRYDKKGLVVVGLERQQGSKDEIMKLIKPARVEYPVMAGGSSGVASEGIPHACVFGTDGKLLWHGHPADGAFEDAVKDALKAVAKPAAK encoded by the coding sequence ATGAAAGCTATCCCCGCCCTCGTTGCGCTCATCGCGCTCGCCCTCCCCGGTTTTGCCGCGGACAAGAAGGACAAGTCCGCAGCCTCCGTGCCGGACGCCTCGGTCAGCAAGGTCCAGTGGACCGAAGTCGTCAACGGAGCACCCTTCGATAAGGAAGGCCTCGCCGGCAAGGTCGTCGTCGTCGAGGAGTGGGGCGTGCACTGCGGCCCCTGCATTGCCAGCCTGCCGGAAATGGCCAAGCTCGCGAAGCGCTATGACAAGAAGGGCCTCGTGGTCGTCGGCCTCGAGCGCCAGCAGGGCAGCAAGGATGAGATCATGAAGCTCATCAAGCCGGCCCGCGTCGAGTACCCGGTGATGGCCGGCGGCTCCAGCGGCGTCGCCAGCGAAGGCATCCCGCACGCCTGCGTCTTCGGCACCGATGGCAAGCTCCTCTGGCACGGCCACCCGGCCGACGGTGCCTTCGAGGACGCCGTGAAGGACGCCCTCAAGGCCGTGGCCAAGCCCGCCGCCAAGTAA
- a CDS encoding ClcB-like voltage-gated chloride channel protein — translation MSTGAGSSSTNLGTGTRRLVRLRIWWGERFHFNEWQATLFWAAVIGFAGAWTSIGFKEATEWLHRVFTGHGESPAEGYVESFRAMEPWQRLLVPTLGGLLAGITLWFGSRYKTAAHSTDYMEAVVVGDGNLAVRVSLIKSVSAWFSAASGASIGREGPLVQLSSLAASLFGRWRAFPLAQKRQLVACGAAAGIASAYNAPIAGAFFVAEIVLGSLAMEAFGPLVIASVVAVLVTRSHYGAEALYAAPAITLQSNLELLWYLGLGLVSGLLVPVFLWLLKAGEMAFSRLKLPAPARLALGGLVVGGLAWFHPEVAGNGRALVFSVLHGPGAWQILAVTLVCKVVATSATFGSGAVGGVFTPTLFTGAAIGYLLGVLASVVAPGAGLHPEAFALVGMGAFLAASTGAPVMAILMLFELTLNYQVILPAVVASGAGYYLCRAMGVRPLYGEALERKGAVIVAQHLATLKVGDLVAKDAAVLSPNASFGEVARAFLQSRRDSLHVVDGEHLAGVISLHDIKPYLDQPELESLLIARDVMHEDVPRCAPDQTMGEALEFFSRAEMERLPVTKPDGTFLGAIARADVLLFLAGKPRAAGA, via the coding sequence ATGAGCACGGGGGCGGGCAGCAGCAGCACGAACTTGGGAACCGGCACCCGCCGGCTGGTGCGGCTGCGGATCTGGTGGGGCGAGCGCTTCCACTTCAACGAGTGGCAGGCGACTTTGTTCTGGGCGGCGGTGATCGGATTCGCGGGGGCGTGGACTTCGATCGGCTTCAAGGAGGCGACGGAGTGGCTGCACCGGGTTTTCACCGGCCATGGCGAGAGTCCGGCCGAGGGCTATGTGGAGAGCTTCCGGGCGATGGAGCCGTGGCAGCGGCTGCTGGTGCCGACGCTGGGCGGCTTGCTGGCGGGGATCACGTTGTGGTTCGGCAGCCGCTACAAGACGGCGGCGCACTCGACCGACTACATGGAAGCCGTGGTGGTGGGAGACGGGAATCTGGCGGTGCGGGTGAGCTTGATCAAATCGGTCTCTGCGTGGTTTTCGGCCGCGTCCGGAGCTTCGATTGGGCGGGAGGGTCCGCTGGTGCAGTTGTCATCGCTGGCTGCGTCACTGTTCGGGCGGTGGCGGGCATTTCCGCTGGCGCAAAAGCGGCAGCTGGTGGCGTGCGGGGCGGCGGCGGGGATCGCGAGTGCTTACAATGCGCCGATCGCGGGAGCGTTCTTCGTGGCGGAGATCGTGCTCGGCTCGTTGGCGATGGAGGCCTTCGGGCCGCTGGTGATCGCCTCGGTGGTGGCGGTGCTGGTGACGCGCTCGCACTACGGGGCGGAGGCGCTTTACGCCGCGCCGGCGATCACGCTGCAGTCGAATCTGGAGCTGCTGTGGTATCTGGGGCTGGGCTTGGTGAGTGGGTTGCTGGTGCCGGTGTTCTTGTGGCTGCTGAAGGCGGGCGAGATGGCGTTTTCGCGGTTGAAGCTGCCGGCACCGGCGCGGCTGGCGCTGGGAGGACTGGTGGTGGGTGGCTTGGCTTGGTTTCACCCCGAGGTGGCGGGGAACGGGCGGGCGCTGGTGTTCTCGGTGCTGCATGGTCCCGGGGCCTGGCAGATCCTGGCGGTGACGCTGGTGTGCAAGGTGGTGGCGACGAGCGCGACCTTCGGCTCCGGGGCGGTCGGCGGGGTGTTTACGCCCACGCTCTTCACGGGGGCGGCGATCGGCTATCTGCTCGGGGTGCTGGCCTCGGTGGTGGCACCGGGTGCGGGACTGCACCCGGAGGCATTCGCGCTGGTGGGGATGGGGGCATTCCTGGCGGCATCGACGGGTGCGCCGGTGATGGCGATCCTGATGCTATTCGAGCTGACCTTGAACTATCAGGTGATCCTGCCGGCGGTGGTTGCCAGCGGGGCGGGGTATTACCTGTGCCGGGCGATGGGGGTGCGGCCGCTTTATGGCGAGGCACTGGAGCGGAAGGGCGCGGTGATCGTCGCGCAACATCTGGCGACGCTCAAGGTGGGCGACCTGGTGGCGAAGGATGCGGCGGTTCTTTCCCCGAATGCATCGTTCGGCGAGGTGGCGCGGGCTTTCCTGCAGAGCCGCCGGGATTCGCTGCATGTGGTGGATGGAGAGCACCTGGCCGGGGTGATTTCGCTGCACGACATCAAGCCCTATCTCGATCAGCCGGAGCTGGAATCGCTGCTGATCGCCCGCGATGTGATGCACGAGGACGTGCCGCGCTGTGCCCCGGACCAGACGATGGGCGAGGCGCTGGAATTCTTCAGCCGGGCGGAAATGGAGCGGCTGCCGGTGACCAAGCCGGACGGGACTTTCCTCGGGGCGATCGCGCGGGCGGACGTGCTGCTATTCTTGGCGGGGAAGCCGCGCGCGGCGGGGGCGTGA
- a CDS encoding PTS sugar transporter subunit IIA, with protein MPSYLPPESPITLDLEAGGEEQAIRSVAGLLEGKAGIRDHAAFIGAVLERQKINPPLLGCGIALPHARTGAVSEIVFAAARCREPVDFSGTAVSLVFLFGVPPDRIAEYLAMTAALARRLRDPKIVADLMGAADEASFRSILEG; from the coding sequence ATGCCGTCTTACCTGCCGCCCGAGTCTCCGATCACCCTCGATCTGGAGGCGGGCGGGGAAGAGCAGGCGATCCGGTCGGTGGCGGGATTGTTAGAGGGCAAGGCTGGCATTCGCGACCATGCGGCTTTCATTGGCGCGGTGCTGGAGCGGCAGAAGATCAATCCGCCCTTGTTAGGGTGCGGGATCGCGCTGCCGCATGCGCGGACGGGGGCGGTGTCGGAGATCGTGTTCGCGGCGGCGCGATGTCGGGAGCCGGTGGATTTCAGCGGGACGGCGGTGTCGCTGGTGTTTCTGTTCGGGGTGCCGCCGGACCGGATCGCGGAGTATCTGGCGATGACGGCGGCCCTGGCGCGACGGCTGAGGGATCCGAAGATCGTGGCGGACTTGATGGGGGCAGCGGACGAGGCTTCTTTCCGGTCGATCCTGGAGGGATGA
- a CDS encoding M12 family metallopeptidase, with product MTPRAGIPALLFLWSATLAFGGLYPSTISPGNVPWPGGVVPYVFDAGVSAPQRAIYLSGLREYELAANVQFVPRTAQTQYVLFKYDPQGPNRASGSQPQVVEINSLTRAQICHEMGHSFGLEHEHQRPDRGTYIQVLTGNIVPGNEALFAVAAGTTTYGPYDFESVMHYGRDLLSVQPGVLDTIQVKPGYSKFQPRLGNQALSPGDRAVMAFLYGPPAVAPSAVVTTTADGGAGSLRAAIYYAEDHPGTPVTFDIPTSDPGYSAGTFTIKPTAFLPPLATDGVVIDATTQPGFAGQPVVFLDGSAMPVESGEAPGFLIRESGCRVKGLGIIRFPWCGIVMELPDATGNAVSGCWIGLNAAGNAAPNVKQGVQITDGASGNTIGGTTYAERNVLSGNGEYGIWMSGSGTSGNQVLGNYIGTNPAGTAARANGAGGVIVTGGAHDQVIGSTTVGNLISGNTSAGLWLTGAGVSNNTVRGNWIGTDVTGNAAVPNSFAGGYVISGASNNLIEGNVFSGNVSEGLRLGGSGTTGNVVKGNRAGTNAAGTAAVANGFAGLTVFQGATGNRLEGNLCSGNGTVGLAFGDAGTTDNLAVGNFIGTNAAGTGALANGFAGVYLTGGCSANKLGDGPGSGNLVSGNASVGVLIADAATHGNFVRNNRIGPTATGALSFTNQFNGIAIQNGAQSCFIGGSDAGAANVIAGNASSGIVLYDAGTGGHEFSRNSIYGNGWRGITVNSLNGGQLAPVLASATLGVTTQVSGSLNGAANASYVLEVFSSESAFPISGKRFIGSGSVTANGAGVATINLVLPVPVSAGQVITATARGGGGTSDFSNGVTVTTTDSDGDGLPNAYESTIPGLSSANAADAALDFDGDGFSNLDEFLAGTAPRNFASRLFAAGQRSGSDFTVSFPSVLGQTYRVDAAANLAGPWASEAIHLYGTGGTMAVTLPASGQRRFFRVAAGP from the coding sequence ATGACCCCCCGCGCAGGAATTCCTGCGTTGCTCTTCCTTTGGTCCGCCACCCTTGCGTTTGGCGGGCTGTATCCGAGTACGATCTCTCCCGGCAATGTGCCGTGGCCGGGGGGCGTGGTTCCCTATGTCTTCGATGCCGGCGTGTCCGCCCCGCAACGGGCGATCTACTTGTCCGGGCTGCGCGAGTATGAGCTGGCGGCGAATGTGCAGTTCGTGCCGAGGACGGCCCAGACGCAGTATGTGCTCTTCAAGTATGATCCGCAGGGGCCGAACCGGGCGTCGGGCAGCCAGCCGCAGGTGGTGGAGATCAATAGCCTGACGCGCGCGCAGATCTGCCACGAGATGGGCCACTCCTTCGGTCTGGAGCACGAGCACCAGCGGCCGGACCGGGGGACTTACATCCAAGTCCTGACGGGGAATATCGTGCCGGGGAACGAGGCTCTTTTCGCAGTGGCGGCGGGGACTACGACCTACGGGCCGTATGACTTCGAGTCGGTGATGCACTATGGCCGCGACCTGCTGTCAGTGCAGCCGGGGGTGCTGGACACGATCCAGGTGAAGCCGGGTTATTCGAAATTCCAGCCGCGGCTGGGGAACCAGGCGCTGAGTCCCGGTGACCGGGCGGTGATGGCTTTCCTGTATGGGCCGCCGGCGGTGGCTCCGTCGGCGGTGGTGACCACCACGGCGGATGGAGGGGCGGGCAGCCTGCGGGCGGCGATTTACTACGCGGAGGATCATCCCGGCACGCCGGTGACGTTCGACATTCCGACGAGCGATCCGGGCTACAGCGCGGGCACTTTCACGATCAAGCCGACGGCTTTCCTGCCGCCGCTGGCGACGGATGGGGTGGTCATTGATGCGACCACGCAGCCGGGCTTTGCGGGGCAGCCGGTGGTGTTTCTCGATGGCTCGGCGATGCCGGTGGAGTCGGGAGAGGCCCCGGGTTTCCTGATCCGCGAATCGGGGTGCCGGGTGAAGGGGCTGGGGATCATTCGTTTCCCATGGTGCGGGATTGTGATGGAGCTGCCGGATGCGACGGGAAATGCGGTGTCGGGCTGTTGGATCGGGCTGAATGCGGCGGGAAATGCGGCGCCGAATGTGAAGCAAGGGGTCCAGATCACGGACGGGGCGAGTGGGAATACCATTGGCGGCACGACCTACGCGGAGCGGAACGTTCTCTCCGGAAACGGCGAGTATGGGATCTGGATGTCGGGCAGTGGCACCTCCGGGAATCAGGTGCTGGGCAACTATATCGGGACCAATCCGGCGGGGACTGCTGCGAGGGCGAACGGTGCCGGGGGAGTGATCGTCACCGGTGGGGCGCATGATCAGGTGATCGGAAGCACGACGGTGGGGAATTTGATTTCGGGAAATACTTCCGCCGGTCTGTGGCTGACGGGTGCCGGTGTGTCTAACAACACGGTGCGCGGGAATTGGATCGGCACCGATGTGACGGGAAATGCGGCGGTGCCTAACAGCTTCGCCGGTGGCTATGTGATCAGCGGGGCTTCTAACAATTTGATCGAGGGCAATGTGTTTTCCGGGAATGTCTCGGAAGGCCTGCGGCTCGGTGGGAGCGGGACTACGGGAAATGTGGTGAAGGGAAATCGCGCCGGGACGAATGCAGCGGGGACAGCGGCCGTGGCGAATGGCTTTGCGGGTTTGACGGTCTTCCAAGGCGCGACCGGCAACCGGCTCGAAGGCAATCTTTGCTCCGGCAATGGGACGGTGGGTCTTGCTTTCGGAGATGCGGGCACCACGGACAATCTCGCGGTGGGGAATTTCATCGGGACGAATGCGGCGGGCACAGGGGCGCTGGCCAATGGCTTCGCCGGAGTTTATCTAACGGGTGGCTGTAGTGCCAACAAGCTTGGCGATGGGCCGGGCAGCGGCAACCTGGTTTCCGGGAATGCCAGTGTGGGTGTATTGATCGCGGATGCAGCGACTCACGGGAATTTCGTGCGCAACAATCGGATCGGGCCGACGGCCACGGGGGCGCTTTCGTTCACGAACCAGTTCAATGGCATCGCGATCCAGAATGGGGCCCAGTCCTGCTTCATCGGTGGCAGTGATGCTGGTGCCGCCAATGTGATCGCGGGTAACGCGAGCAGCGGGATCGTGCTCTACGATGCGGGCACCGGGGGCCATGAGTTCTCGCGGAATTCGATTTATGGAAATGGCTGGCGGGGGATCACGGTGAACAGCTTGAACGGTGGCCAACTGGCACCGGTGCTGGCCTCGGCAACGCTGGGCGTGACGACGCAGGTGAGCGGCTCGCTGAATGGAGCGGCGAATGCCAGCTACGTGCTCGAAGTCTTTTCTTCAGAGAGTGCCTTTCCGATATCCGGCAAGCGTTTCATCGGAAGCGGTAGTGTCACGGCGAATGGTGCGGGGGTGGCTACGATCAATCTCGTACTTCCTGTGCCGGTTTCCGCCGGCCAGGTGATCACTGCCACGGCTCGCGGTGGGGGCGGGACTTCGGACTTTTCCAACGGCGTGACGGTGACCACCACGGACAGCGATGGCGATGGGTTGCCGAATGCCTACGAGAGCACGATCCCGGGATTGAGCTCTGCCAATGCTGCGGATGCGGCCCTGGACTTCGATGGCGACGGGTTTTCAAATCTGGACGAGTTCCTGGCGGGCACTGCGCCGCGCAATTTCGCGAGCCGCTTGTTTGCCGCTGGTCAGCGGAGTGGCAGCGACTTCACCGTTTCGTTTCCTTCCGTCCTCGGCCAGACCTATCGGGTCGATGCGGCTGCCAACTTGGCCGGTCCGTGGGCTTCCGAGGCGATTCATTTGTATGGGACGGGCGGGACGATGGCGGTGACGCTCCCTGCGTCCGGGCAGAGACGATTTTTCCGGGTGGCCGCCGGACCCTAG
- a CDS encoding rhomboid family intramembrane serine protease: protein MRNDAVRQLFRDQGPLLGLIGVMFGIYLFQEIRGPEWYAAYMAVPGKITESWQSLRAGTAGVGDFKAFGTLLSCAFLHANAEHVIYNMLFLWIFAALMVELIGVRWMFLIFIVTAICGSIFHVVLNAGDFVPMLGASGAVMGFEGAYLGLTTRWHLPEPHIWPMSRPVPPGQLAMMGVIGVVFDYTSLTGHAGGGVAYGAHIGGFVGGLLLTALASPKPRGAYQR from the coding sequence ATGCGAAACGATGCCGTGCGCCAACTCTTCCGCGATCAGGGCCCGCTGCTCGGGCTGATCGGGGTCATGTTTGGCATCTACCTGTTTCAGGAGATCCGCGGGCCAGAGTGGTATGCCGCCTACATGGCGGTGCCCGGCAAGATCACGGAGAGCTGGCAGAGCCTGCGCGCCGGGACTGCCGGGGTGGGTGACTTCAAGGCCTTCGGGACGCTCCTGAGCTGCGCCTTTCTGCATGCGAATGCGGAGCACGTGATCTACAACATGCTGTTCCTGTGGATCTTCGCCGCGCTGATGGTGGAGCTGATCGGGGTGCGGTGGATGTTCCTCATTTTCATCGTCACCGCCATTTGCGGGAGCATTTTCCACGTGGTGCTGAATGCCGGGGATTTCGTCCCCATGCTCGGTGCTTCCGGGGCGGTGATGGGATTCGAGGGTGCCTATTTGGGGCTGACCACCCGCTGGCACCTGCCGGAGCCTCATATCTGGCCGATGTCCCGCCCGGTGCCGCCCGGACAACTGGCGATGATGGGGGTGATCGGGGTGGTTTTCGATTACACGTCCCTGACGGGTCATGCGGGCGGGGGAGTCGCCTACGGCGCTCACATCGGGGGCTTTGTCGGGGGGCTGCTGCTCACCGCCCTCGCCTCGCCGAAGCCCCGGGGTGCCTATCAGCGCTAG